The DNA window CTTGAGCTTCAGCAAACAAAGCGTCCCCAGTCCCATATATATGCCGTCAGCGATGCGACGCTGTCCAGGCACCTCGACTCCTGAGTCCCTGGATCTCCATGCGCAACGTCCATCTGATGACAGGGCGAGGAGCCTGCCGGACTAAGATCAGTTTCTCCATCTATAGGAACAATTCTTGCTGTCCGCCGCTGCACGGCTTTGCCCGTTTCAGCAGGAGGCAACTCGCTGGCGGCCTTGTGCTGTGCGCAGGGATTATCGGTCCTACCCTTGCTGGTCCCCCACAATGAGGCGCAAAGCCGAATAGCGCTGATGTCGACAAGCAGATTCTGCCGGCAATGCATTGGAGAATGAACCAGATGGAATCATTACGTGAGTGCGTACTACAGTACAGTAATACTGGTAATACTTATTCTGGCCAGTAGTGGCTATCCATACGAATAGGAGATTCAGCCTTGGATTGGATCATCCGTAGGGAGAGCATGGGTAGCAGATCGACAGTCAGATATTTTGATCGCCCATATGCTCCCATTCCCCTTCCAAAAATAGCCTTGTCGTGTCATTTTGTGTTGCCATGCTTGGCCCAGCCATGAAGATTTCTCGGATACATCACCCCGCATTCGAGACGGACATGATTGGGGAGCCGGTTGTTTCCAGAATTACGGGGTGCATAGTGCTAGAAGCTATTCCGGGCCGACTAGTGCTGCTATGCTATTCCGGGCATTCAGTATAAACGCAACAATACATGCAACGTTTGccaaaggctgctgctttgaTTCAAGCAAAGGATTCCCAGCTTCCTGATTGTTTGCCTTTTGGGGATATTCCGTGGTCTAGACTAGTTGTTGATTCAAGATGAAAGATTGACATCTTACGACAGCTCGGCTGGATTATCTCACCATCACGCCAGATCATCATCGTGTCCTGAAATAGCAAACAGCTCTAGCTTGCATTTTAGAAATGTCCATTTCGAAAATCATCTCATCTATACCCATTATTTCGTTTTACTTTCAGAGGTTAGACGAAGCTAAACTCATCCAACTGCCGTGAACCAGTGGCCGGCTAAAGAACATCACACCCTTCTAAACAAACAAACCCAACACCTACAGCCAATGCGCCAAATCTATCCCTCCCCCCGTCTCCAGCAACGGAAACAAATTCAACGCCGAATTCGGGTCACTGTCATTCCCCACAATCCCATCCCAATACGTAGTATCCGGCGTATGCAGCATCGGCTCCGACAGccccaagaagatggaatcCATCTCTCCCATCCCCGCTAGActctggctctgcagcaCCGAGGCGCGGCCGTCACCATCATTGACATCAGGCGCTGTATCTGGAGTTTTGGCATGCAGGCCGATGCCATCCCTCATCGGCGCCGGAGATTTATTCAGCGGCGATCGCGCATCCGGCGCCACCAAGCCGAACAAGTGACTCGAGTTTTCCGTGCGGCGCAGGCGATCCTCAAGGTCCTGTCTCTCCAGGTGCTCCAACGCCGTTGTCAGCAGCGACTGCGCAATGAGCGAGTACTGCCGCGCATGGGCGTCGTTTTGCGCAAGGTGGTCCATGGCTTGGATAGACATGCGCGTGTACTTTTCCAAGATGCGGCTGAAGCCGCCAAGGAGACCGACGCCGAGAACAAGCGACGCAGCAAAAAGCCACGATCTACAGCCATTAGCCATCTACTACAGTCCAAGAGCGGCAATACAAGTAAAAGTACTCACATAAGCAAAGGAGCCTTCCCCCTCAGGATGCCCCTCTCTATCAAGTCCAAGACCGGATCCACCATCAAGCTCGCAGCATCAATACAAGCATCCGCCAGCCTCGACCGTCCCGAAGTCAACGCCGCCGGCCTGCTGTTCGCCGCCGACGACCCGTCCGTAAGCCGCTGGAACAGCTCATACATCAGAAACGGCCGCGACACAAGCATCACCGCGTAGTAATACGACGACAGCACCTGACACGCTCCAGTGACCTGGGCCTCGTTGCGGCCCGCCGGCTGCGCAATCATGTCCTTCAATGAGCCGAGCCATCGTCCCGACCATTCGCGCAGCTGCAAGGAGATACCCTCAGTCAACCGCATGGAAATCTTCTTGCGCGAGTAAATCTCCAAAATGATACACTCCAGTATAACCAAAATCTGCACAGACGCATTGAGCAGGTCAAACACTTCATTCCCATCCGCATCCACCGCACGGTACGGGACAGTGCAATCCACATCCGACGTCGAAGGCGGCCTGCCCAAAGAGCTGCTAAGAAAGAGATCAAGCACACGCAGGCTCTTCCAGAGACGATCTCGCTGACCATGAATCTCCTGTCCAAACCGAGCATTCACCTCCGTCCGATGCAAACCAATTGAGTACGCCGCCCTCGCAGCaatgccaaagaagagaaaggcccCATTGATCTGACACGAGCACAGCATGTACACCGTAACCAAGATGAATGCCTGGACCGTCTCGACGCCAAGACTGTCGCTCAGATCCGTATATGCCAAATCACGCGCATACTCAAAATACTGCTGCGACAGCGCATCGCTGTCCGCCTGCAACCCAATAGCAAGCACGAGAAAGTGAATAATGGTCGTGACATTATCCGGCTTCTGCGCCAGGTTTGCCCATATAACCAAGTCATCCAGCAGCTTTGAGTTGTCAAACAAATCCACCAAactcgccgtcgtcgacaaATACGTCGCCACAGCAGGCGTAACATCAGCAGGTCGAACATGCGGTACTCTCGAATCTCGCAACGACCGCTTCGTTTGTCTCGCAGGCGCATTCTCCAGAACCGAAAACCGACTCGTCTGCGGCGCAAAGGCATTCTGGCCAATTCTGTTCGTCACAAGCCGCCGCACCGACTGGAAAAACGACAGCGGCGCACAGTCTCCAATAAACGTCAACTTCCCATGAGCATCACACAGCAGCCTCGCCTCCCGCTGGACTTCAGTCTCGTCCTCCGCCACCGACAGCTCCTGGCCCTGATGCAGCGCAGACGCCGACGCCGTCGAAAGCAgccggctctgctgctgcctctcaCTTCGCATTGCCGGAGACGAAGCATTCACCGACGACACGCGCCTCGAAGCCATCGATCCCGGCGTCTCTATCGGCGACGGCGACCGCAATGAGCCGCCCCTGGCCGCCCGATCCCGCAATTCTCGGACCGACAAAGGCGGcgactttggcagcttctgAAGCTGCGACTGTCTGCGTCTCTTCTGCGGCGAATAGCGACATGTATGCGCTCTCTGTCTCGCAACGCAGAATCCGCACGGCAGCTTCCCATCGCACTTGACCTTGCGCGTCTTGCATCCATCGCATGCATTGGCGATGCGGCTGCGGATGTAGCGAACTGGCTCTGATCCGGACTCATGGTCGACGTCCATCTGAtactcctcctccccctcgCAGcacgccaaaaaaaagacaaacgGAAAATTCAATGGTTGGTTTCAGAATAGGAAATACGACGCTGCGGATAGGCGGCCAATTGAACTGCCTGGTTAATTTCCCCAGAGTCTTACAAGGCTCGATGCAGAAAGTGGCGGAAAGCCGGATGGCGGATGTGCGGATCTCGTAAATCTGTAGATGAAAAATGTAGCAATGGAAGAAAGGCGGAAGCACTGTGTCTAGATGCCAAATCATGTGGATCTATACAGTATTAGCACGATGCTAGCCGTACTGATCTTCCCTAGAACGCTACTGAGCCAGGAAAAATGCGACAGTTTCCCATCCCATGTGTCATAAAAAAGGGGAGCGAGGGCTTATATACTCTAAATCTCTTGTTGCACCAGTATGAATTATGATTAATGCAAAGATGCTCTAGTCAGCGCCGAGCCTTCCTCAAGGCGACGATTGCCGAATACAATGGAGCCCATCGTCGAGACAAAAAGTACCAATCACATCGTCTCTTTCACGCATGAATTGGggcatcatcagcaaagAGACTACCAAACGAGAAACAAACCAAAATCAGATTTTCAAGTCATTCCTGCTTCTAAAATATGCATACAGCAATCATACATAATAATCAAGCCTATACGCCGATCCATGGTCGTATTGTATCCGAGACGCCTATACCCTGAAATCTCAGCTGGCACTCGGAAGCACAAACCCTAGCGCCCATCTATTGCTCTATGATGTGAAAAGACAGCAAGTAACAAGTCCACTCCGACGGAATCAATGAACAAGTCGGAGCAGTATAATGGCAGATGCAATGATTaagtaaaacaaaaaacaaggCGGATAGCCGATGTGAGTGCAAGGCCTTTACCTAACCGGCATACCTCCTCGGCTATCGAGCCTTCGGTGCGAAGATAcacctccagcgccagcgccagcaccagcgtTCGCTCCAACACTATAAGTGACGCGGCGAGGCGCTTCCAGGCCGGGCTTATCACGCTGGGCCGCGCCCAGGTTTTCAAGTCGCATGTTGCCCCCCCATGTTCATCCGTCTTGCTTGGCCCGCAGTGAGGTTCTCTGATATGACCTCCGATGGTGCGTACATCAGCGGCGGGCTCTTTCGGAGCTCCAGACTCCCCCTTCGATGGCGCGAGATGCCGTTTGTAGCACTGGCCAAGACTGGTATGACAGGTCGCGGCGCTGGTTTGTCGCCGGAAGCAGAGCCAATCGATACCCGCCTGGCAGCAGGGGCCGAAGTTGGGGCCATGAGGGCGATCCTCCGAGGCTTCTTTGAAGCAATGGCGCTGCGAAGTTTGCGCATGTCAATCGTGCCCGATTCCGAGTCGGAGCCAGAAGCGTTCGGGGGGGTTATTCTCGTCCATGACCGTCTGCAAGGCGTGGTATTGAGGACTGAGCCGTGGCACCTTACTATAGGATAGCGGCGACCCGTTCTCCGGCTTGGGGATTTCGAGAGATCTCAGAGGGGATGTTCTCTCTACGTCGGGAGAGCTTGCGGGAGAGCTCGAAGAGCGCAAATGCATGCTTAAAGccggaggagatgatgatacGGGCAGCGCGCTACCCTCAGCCGACAGTCGCTTGCCTCTGGAAAGGAATCCAGCTTGAAATCTACCGGGTTTAGCAATCGATAGACTCGGCGTATCGGAGTCGGGGCTCATCGTGTCGTTATTCGAAGCATCATCCTTAGTCATGCTGTTGGACTGTGACGGCGGGGAGGGAATCTTGCTCTTAACAACTGGCGGCGACGGCTGCGCgggagggggaggggaggaGCTGAATAGCTTCTGCGGCGTCTTCTCAAAGTCTTCCAGCGTTCCATCTTCCGTCTCATCATCCCTCCACCTGACCCCTCGACTCTTGGTAGCTCGTTTGACGGGTGTGAAGCTAACCCCCCTTCTTCGGCATGCCGAGGGCCTTACGCCGCCTCGGCGTTGACTTCATGGGAGTCGCAAACACGTGTTCGTTTTGTACGGCCACAATAGCCGGGGGTGCAACAGGCCTGTAGGCAGACAAAgacttcctcttcctcagcgTTCTTCTCGGTGGAAGGGCATCGGGTACAACAGGCAAGGTGCCGTCGGGCTTGACCACCTGGG is part of the Trichoderma atroviride chromosome 1, complete sequence genome and encodes:
- a CDS encoding uncharacterized protein (EggNog:ENOG41~TransMembrane:2 (o409-428i552-572o)) gives rise to the protein MDVDHESGSEPVRYIRSRIANACDGCKTRKVKCDGKLPCGFCVARQRAHTCRYSPQKRRRQSQLQKLPKSPPLSVRELRDRAARGGSLRSPSPIETPGSMASRRVSSVNASSPAMRSERQQQSRLLSTASASALHQGQELSVAEDETEVQREARLLCDAHGKLTFIGDCAPLSFFQSVRRLVTNRIGQNAFAPQTSRFSVLENAPARQTKRSLRDSRVPHVRPADVTPAVATYLSTTASLVDLFDNSKLLDDLVIWANLAQKPDNVTTIIHFLVLAIGLQADSDALSQQYFEYARDLAYTDLSDSLGVETVQAFILVTVYMLCSCQINGAFLFFGIAARAAYSIGLHRTEVNARFGQEIHGQRDRLWKSLRVLDLFLSSSLGRPPSTSDVDCTVPYRAVDADGNEVFDLLNASVQILVILECIILEIYSRKKISMRLTEGISLQLREWSGRWLGSLKDMIAQPAGRNEAQVTGACQVLSSYYYAVMLVSRPFLMYELFQRLTDGSSAANSRPAALTSGRSRLADACIDAASLMVDPVLDLIERGILRGKAPLLISWLFAASLVLGVGLLGGFSRILEKYTRMSIQAMDHLAQNDAHARQYSLIAQSLLTTALEHLERQDLEDRLRRTENSSHLFGLVAPDARSPLNKSPAPMRDGIGLHAKTPDTAPDVNDGDGRASVLQSQSLAGMGEMDSIFLGLSEPMLHTPDTTYWDGIVGNDSDPNSALNLFPLLETGGGIDLAHWL